A stretch of DNA from Natrinema halophilum:
CAGCGATCAGCAACAGCGCCGACAAACCCCGTTTCGGTCCCACCACCGGGCGTTTTCCACGTCAGTTCCGCACCTCTCAGTACGGTCGGATCATTACCCGATCTGGACCACTTCTCGAGGGCTTCACTCGCCAGCGTCTGCACGTTCTCGAAGCTGTCCGACTTCAACCGAGAGAGAATCGTATCAATACGCATCCTACGAGGCTCGCCGTTATCATCGAACGAGAGCTCAGCGCCGTTCTCGGCGAGCCACTTTTGGAAGGGCGACGACTCAGCGACGTGGTCAGCCAAGCCCATGAGGTGTTGCATCCGATCGGCGTAACTCTCGATCGCGTACTCGGCCGACTCGACGAGCGCTCGTAGTTCCTCACGGTACTTCCGGGCCCGGAACGACACATCTCCCTGGTCGAGCTCGAGGACGTCACCGAGATCACTGATTGCGCGGTAGATCGTCGCCGGATGCTTGCCCAACTGGTCGGCGAGATCGTCGACCGTTGCACCTCCATCGGTCGCAACTCGTTCAGTGACGTCTCGGGCGGTTTCGCCCATATCTCGAAGCGTGGTCATCAACAGGTGATCTGACTTCGCCTCGAGGCGTGGCGTTGGATCTTCGTAGAGTTCGACTGACTTCTCTCGAGGAACCGCATCAAAGTGGTCGTCTGCAACGTACACGCCGTTTCCGTCGGGGCTGAGCGGAATGTCTTCCCAGTGAAGCGCATTCAGTAGCGTTTCCTCGATCTGCTCGGTCACCTCGTGTCGATCGGCCCATGCCCATGCCTCACCGGCGTTCAGCGACTTGTTGACCAGAACCTCCACTTTTGGATGGTACGATGGGTGATCCTTCGACACCGCGTCGGGGTCCTTCAGCTGGTATATCTCGAGTTTTCGGCCGTAGGTGTGACTTGGCAGTAACTCACCCGCCGACGTCGGATTCAGGAACAGCCGATTCTGGTGGTTGATCACCTCCTCGTTGTTGATGTGCAACTCGGCTTTCACGCCCTCCAGGTCGGAGAGATAGTGAGCGACTTTCTGCAGTACACCGGCCGACGAGAGTTTCGAAGCCCATTCCCGTCGAATCCTGACGTAGCGCTCATATGCCCACATTCGACTGGCTTCGTGGGGCTCGGTCCGAAAGTAGTCAGGATGAATCCGCTCGCCTGCATGCTCGAAAACGGCCGCGTAGAACTCCGATAGCAATTCGAGACCGCGCTCTGGTTCGATGTTACTCGTATGAAACTCGACGTCGATACCGTCGACTTCACCGACCTGATTTTCCCAGGGGAGCTGTAGCTTCTCGCCACTTTCCCAGTGGCGCATATTCGGAAACCGCGGCGAGATATTGAACGATGCTTTTCGCTCACCGCGCCCACGGCCCACGATATCCCACTCGTAGAGACGTTCGGCGTTGATTCCGTCCGATAACCGCGGTGCGAACCCAGACTTGCTGTAGCGCACCTCCAGGTGCCACGGCTCGCCGTCGACCTCGGTATCGATCTCGAGGAACCCCTCGAAAGGCGGCCCGAGCATCACCGATGACAGTGCGTCGTATGGACCACGTCCCCAGTCGGGCCACTTCCAGCGGCCCTCGATCTCGTGCGGGGTCGTCTCGACCTGCGACACTGCTATTCACCTCGCTCGCTTTCTGCCTCCTGCTCGATCTCGAGCAAGCCGGTGAGCACGGCGACGGGATTCCACCACGTCGCGCCCTGACACGGGTAGCAGACGTGTTTGAACGACGTGCAGTCCGTCGCCTCGAGCGTCGTTGGATCGGCCTGAGGGTCTTGGTCTATCTCCTCGAGGCTGGCCCGTTTGACACGGGTCCGCCCACACCCCACGCAGACGGCGTCGACGGGAATGCCGAACTGACCTGCCGCCGAACTTGCTAACTCGGCTTCGAGGTCGCGACCATCCTGATCGGCGTCGACACTCACCGCCGATCACCCACGGTTACTGCCGGATCGACGCTTGCCGGGTCGATGACGTGCGACCAGGCCAGTTTCGCGACCTCCTGTTCGGACCGTGAACCGTCGACATCGTACCACCGACCGGTTAGCAATTCGTCGACGAGCGTCGCCGGGACGATCGCCCTGGCGACCTGGGGCAACCCCGGCCGCGGCAGGTAGACGACGAACAGGTACATCCCGGCCGCCTCGAGCAGTTGTTCGTGCGCCGCTCGCCTCACGTAGAACCGACCGCGAGTCGACCGGCCAC
This window harbors:
- a CDS encoding DNA-binding protein produces the protein MSQVETTPHEIEGRWKWPDWGRGPYDALSSVMLGPPFEGFLEIDTEVDGEPWHLEVRYSKSGFAPRLSDGINAERLYEWDIVGRGRGERKASFNISPRFPNMRHWESGEKLQLPWENQVGEVDGIDVEFHTSNIEPERGLELLSEFYAAVFEHAGERIHPDYFRTEPHEASRMWAYERYVRIRREWASKLSSAGVLQKVAHYLSDLEGVKAELHINNEEVINHQNRLFLNPTSAGELLPSHTYGRKLEIYQLKDPDAVSKDHPSYHPKVEVLVNKSLNAGEAWAWADRHEVTEQIEETLLNALHWEDIPLSPDGNGVYVADDHFDAVPREKSVELYEDPTPRLEAKSDHLLMTTLRDMGETARDVTERVATDGGATVDDLADQLGKHPATIYRAISDLGDVLELDQGDVSFRARKYREELRALVESAEYAIESYADRMQHLMGLADHVAESSPFQKWLAENGAELSFDDNGEPRRMRIDTILSRLKSDSFENVQTLASEALEKWSRSGNDPTVLRGAELTWKTPGGGTETGFVGAVADR